Genomic segment of Microbacterium sp. M28:
GGTCGCTGAGGACATCGCGGTGGCGCTGATCGATCGGGTCGTCGCACACGGCCTGACCGGCGAGGTGGTTCGAGATCGTCCAGACCTTCAAACCGTTGTGCGCCAGGATGTCGAGGCGGCCCTGGACGTACTCCTGGTCATCCCACCGGGAAACGTCGAGGTGATCGCCCCAGCAGGCGATCTCGAGACCGTCGTAGCCCCACTCCCCGGCAAGCCGCGCCACCTCCTCGAACGGCAGGTCGGCCCACTGTCCCGTGAACAGGGTGATCGGTCGTGTCATGTCTGGCTCCTTCGCTCGACTGGGTATCCGGACTCGGTCGGGGTCACGACGCCGGCGGCGCCGTCGACTCCCGGGTAATCAGCTCCGTGCCGAGCTCGACCTTCTGCGATGCCAGCGGCTCGCCGTCGGACAGAGACATCAGCATCTGCGTGGCGAGTGCGGCCATCTCGGCGAGCGGCTGACGCACCGTCGTAAGCGACGGTGCGAGCCACGAGGCGAGCGGCAGATCGTCGTACCCGACCACCGAGAGATCCGCGGGCACCCGCAGACCGAGTTCATGTGCGGCGCGGATGAGGCCGAGGGCCTGCGAATCCGAGCCGGCGAACACCGCCGTGGGGCGGTCAGGGCGCCGCAGCAGCTCGAGGCCGTGCTCGTAGCCGGCTGCGACTTCGAAATTGCCCCATCTGACCATCGTCGGATCGACCTCGACGCCGTACTCGCCGTGGGCGCTGCGGAACCCGTCCACGCGTGCGCGACTGCACAGCACCTCTTCCGGGCCGGAGATGACCGCGATGCGCCGATGCCCGAGTTCGAGCAGGTGACGCGTCGCGGAGAGGCCGCCGCTCCAGTTGTTCGACCCGACGGTCGGCACACCGGCCGGCGTCTCGCCGTCGGTGTCGAGCACGACGAACGGGATGGATCGCGCGGTCAGCTGGCGCTGCTGGGTGTCGTCCAGACGCGACAGGACCAGCAGCACACCGCGCGTGCCGCGGGAGGTGATGCTGTCGATCCACTCCTGCGGCGGCCGGTGCGAACCACCCAGCTCGCTCAGGACGACGCCGACGCGCCGAGGGGCGGCCGCCTTCTCGACGCCGACGATGATCTCCTGCGCCCACGCGCTGCCGAACTCGTGGAAGACGAGGTCGAGCAGACCGTCGGTCTTCGTGGGAGAGGCGGCCCCGACGGGCTTGCGGTACTCGTGACGCGCCAGCGCCT
This window contains:
- a CDS encoding LacI family DNA-binding transcriptional regulator, whose amino-acid sequence is MPRGGATIATIAKEVGVSVPTVSRVLNGRSDVAPATRRLVEEALARHEYRKPVGAASPTKTDGLLDLVFHEFGSAWAQEIIVGVEKAAAPRRVGVVLSELGGSHRPPQEWIDSITSRGTRGVLLVLSRLDDTQQRQLTARSIPFVVLDTDGETPAGVPTVGSNNWSGGLSATRHLLELGHRRIAVISGPEEVLCSRARVDGFRSAHGEYGVEVDPTMVRWGNFEVAAGYEHGLELLRRPDRPTAVFAGSDSQALGLIRAAHELGLRVPADLSVVGYDDLPLASWLAPSLTTVRQPLAEMAALATQMLMSLSDGEPLASQKVELGTELITRESTAPPAS